The Flaviflexus equikiangi genome contains the following window.
CGTTGACGAGGCGCTCGATGGTCATGCCGACAGGATCGGAGTCACCCTCCTGCCCGACGGCTCTGTCGCCGTGGCCGATAACGGCCGCGGTATTCCCGTCGATGAGGTTCCCGGCGTGGGTCTCTCCGGCGTTGAGGTCGTCTATACGAAACTCCATGCTGGCGGCAAGTTCGGGGGCGGCTCCTACGCCGCCTCGGGCGGACTGCACGGCGTCGGCGCCTCCGTCGTCAACGCGCTCTCTCAGCGCCTCGACGTCGAGGTCGATCGTGATGGTCGTACGCACCGGATGACGTTCCGCCGGGGTGAGCCCGGCCGCTTCGCAGACGGCCGCACCCCGTCCCCAGAGAGCGAGTTCACGCCGTTCGTCACCGACTCCGAACTGGAGATTGCGGGCAAGGTGGCGAAGAAGAAGACGGGCACGAGGGTGCGGTTCTGGCCGGACCCGCAGATCTTCCCATCGACGACGGAGATGTCGATCGAGGCGATCCTCGGCCGCGCCAAGCAGACGGCGTTCCTCGTTCCCGGACTGACGATCGTCATCCGCGACGAGAGGACGTCCGACACGCTCGAGGAGACCTTCCATTACGACGGCGGTGTCGTCGATTTCGTCGATGACCTGGCTCCCGATGCTTCGATCACGCAGACCTTCCATATCGAGGGCTCGGGAACGTTCGTCGAGACAGTCCAGACCCTCGACAAGGACACCGGTCATCTCGTCCCAATCGAGACGGAGCGGACATGCCGCGTCGACGTGGCGCTCTCATGGGGCCAGGGATATGAGACGACGATGAAATCGTTCGTCAACATCATCGCGACACCGGTGGGCGGCACTCACGTGCAGGGCTTCGAAGCGGGCCTGTCCCGGGCGATGCGGAAGCTGATCGAGACGAACGCCCGCCGCCTGAAGATCACGGCGAAGGATCCGAAGATCGAGAAGGAGGACATCATGGCGGGACTGACCGCCGTTGTCACCGTCTCGCTCCCAGAGCCCCAGTTCGAGGGTCAGACGAAGGAGATTCTCGGTACCGGGCCCGTCCGCGGGATCGTCAACAAGGTGATCGGCGACGGTCTGCTCGAGGTTCTCAGTTCGACGAAGCGTTCCCAGCGGGACGAGACGAACCGTCTGCTCGAGAAGATCGTGGCGGAGATGAGGGCACGGGTCGCGGCCCGCATGCACAAGGAGATATCGCGCCGCAAGAATGCTCTCGAAACATCGACGATGCCGGCGAAACTCTCCGACTGCCGGTCGGAGGCCGTGGAGAACACGGAGCTTTTCATCGTCGAGGGCGACTCGGCTCTGGGCACCGCGAAGCTGGCACGGAACTCGGAGTTCCAGGCGCTGCTTCCGATCCGAGGCAAGATTCTCAACGTTCAGAAGGCCTCGCCTGCCGACATCCTCCGCAATCAGGAAGTGGCGGCGATCATCCAGGTGGTCGGTGCGGGCTCGGGACGAACCTTCGACGTCGATGCCGCGCGGTACGGCAAGGTCATCCTCATGACGGATGCTGACGTGGACGGCGCCCACATCCGCACCCTGCTCCTGACGCTCTTCTTCCGGTACATGCGCCCCCTCGTCGAAGCCGGCCGCGTCTATGCGGCCGTCCCCCCACTCCATCGCATCGATGTCATCGGCCGCGGCAAAGCCAAGAATGAAGTCCACTACACGTATTCGGAAGCGGAGCTGTCTGCCCTTCTCAAGAAGCTCGAGAAGCAGGGCAGGCGATACAAGGAGCCCATCCAGCGGTATAAGGGTCTGGGCGAGATGGATGCCGACCAGTTGGCCGAGACGACCATGGATCCGGAGTTCCGCACGCTCAGGCGAGTATCGATGGCCGATGAGGAGGCTATCAGGCAGGCCGAGACCGTCTTCGAACTGCTCATGGGCAACGATGTGGCCCCGCGCAAGGAGTTTATTGTTGAAGGTTCAGAAGAGGTCGACCGGGCTCGAATCGATGTCTGATTCCCCTGGTAGACTGGCGCCCATGGAATCGAACCGCGTCACCGCGCGCGCCGGATCGTTGAATGAGCGGCTACGCGTTCCAGAACAGCTAGATTTCCCGGGCTCCCACCTGGGCATGTCCTGGGCCCTGCTGACCGGGGACGATTTCGCGGACGTCGTCGCACTCGACGAACGGTGCCGCCCGCATGATCGCGGCTCAGAGCTGCGCCGGCCCGAAGTGATCGCCCCGATGCTGGGCCTGGCACCGACGGAGCACCGTTACGAGGTGCTGGGAGGACGCGACTCCCACGGGGAGCTACGTGCCGTGGGGAGTGTTGCGCTGCTTGCGGGCGTCGATTCTGAGCTGGTCACATACCTGGAAGCCTTCATCGATCCGACATGGCGCGGCCGCGGTATCGGCCGAGCCCTTATCGACTGGCAGGACGGTCGGGCCCGCCAGCTGATCTTCGACGATGGTCGCGACCTGCCCGTCTCGATCGAGTCCCGCGTCGTCGCTCATCTCACCGAGCGGCGTCGGCTCCTGGCGGCTGCGGGCTTCAGCCCCAGCCGCACGATCGACTATCTTGTTCGGACCGTGGAGGTCGCAGACACGTCGAAGGGTGTCATCGAGGCGAAGCTCTCCGCAGCCGATGTCGCTCTCATTCCCTACGACCGGGCCCTCAGCGAAGACATTCGGACCGTCTATAACCGTTCCCAGTCCCTAAGCCTGGGCGGGCGACTCATGCCGTCCAAAGATTTTGCCAGGAT
Protein-coding sequences here:
- a CDS encoding DNA gyrase/topoisomerase IV subunit B — translated: MSGSRRVLAYYRTVPEYTARHLSVLEGLEAVRKRPGMYIGSTDSRGLMHCLWEIIDNAVDEALDGHADRIGVTLLPDGSVAVADNGRGIPVDEVPGVGLSGVEVVYTKLHAGGKFGGGSYAASGGLHGVGASVVNALSQRLDVEVDRDGRTHRMTFRRGEPGRFADGRTPSPESEFTPFVTDSELEIAGKVAKKKTGTRVRFWPDPQIFPSTTEMSIEAILGRAKQTAFLVPGLTIVIRDERTSDTLEETFHYDGGVVDFVDDLAPDASITQTFHIEGSGTFVETVQTLDKDTGHLVPIETERTCRVDVALSWGQGYETTMKSFVNIIATPVGGTHVQGFEAGLSRAMRKLIETNARRLKITAKDPKIEKEDIMAGLTAVVTVSLPEPQFEGQTKEILGTGPVRGIVNKVIGDGLLEVLSSTKRSQRDETNRLLEKIVAEMRARVAARMHKEISRRKNALETSTMPAKLSDCRSEAVENTELFIVEGDSALGTAKLARNSEFQALLPIRGKILNVQKASPADILRNQEVAAIIQVVGAGSGRTFDVDAARYGKVILMTDADVDGAHIRTLLLTLFFRYMRPLVEAGRVYAAVPPLHRIDVIGRGKAKNEVHYTYSEAELSALLKKLEKQGRRYKEPIQRYKGLGEMDADQLAETTMDPEFRTLRRVSMADEEAIRQAETVFELLMGNDVAPRKEFIVEGSEEVDRARIDV
- a CDS encoding GNAT family N-acetyltransferase, giving the protein MESNRVTARAGSLNERLRVPEQLDFPGSHLGMSWALLTGDDFADVVALDERCRPHDRGSELRRPEVIAPMLGLAPTEHRYEVLGGRDSHGELRAVGSVALLAGVDSELVTYLEAFIDPTWRGRGIGRALIDWQDGRARQLIFDDGRDLPVSIESRVVAHLTERRRLLAAAGFSPSRTIDYLVRTVEVADTSKGVIEAKLSAADVALIPYDRALSEDIRTVYNRSQSLSLGGRLMPSKDFARIGDEIDPTISYVAVTRGEKIVVGFLLARREERESGLESWIEFLAIERGWRNQGIADALMDRHLTDCHAHGIRVTGTSIDTRFNGASGSWLSRWDFFPRSSDIVYAIEM